In the genome of Raphanus sativus cultivar WK10039 chromosome 4, ASM80110v3, whole genome shotgun sequence, one region contains:
- the LOC108830542 gene encoding probable inactive protein kinase At3g63330 isoform X2 has product MFNRLLVEVKNGSFYCFYMSEHLIGTSLGQMDNFNGSMSDLPQVLPASVEPFSGWCLPSATAINEHQDQCINPDSFATFLGLLESVPFHGFGANNGTEEISFPDSSYVLKKKFGRGAFGEVWLAFHWNCYQGSNATSWIQEDENTSKSGGHTNGYADNSTSTDHHDANGPDNSFILKRIMVERGPTVYLSGLREKHFGELFLNAYSISGSSSSAQTSSSQSASSELNLSEEGLKHIARYIEYFESRYNDIWLVFHHEGVSLSKLMYTVEEAENIPTGEKAKEASHGQILRPSNWWTWLKTTESGKEEMRRIIWQLLLGLKACHDRNITHRDIKPENMVICLEDLKSGRCLKGAPKGDYNFKTKMRIIDFGSALDEFTMKHYYGSAGPSRAEQTHDYAPPEAIMNSSWHRGPTSLTLKYDMWSVGVVMLEMILGSPNVFDISSVTRALLDQHIRGWSENFKELAYKLRSFMEMCILIPGSSLKHGGGSSKQGGGISLASWKCSEEFFGEQIKSRDPLKIGFPNVWALRLVRSLLQWYPEDRVSVDEALQHPYFQPPPSS; this is encoded by the exons ATGTTCAACAGGTTACTG GTTGAAGTTAAAAACGGAAGTTTTTACTGCTTTTATATGTCAGAGCACCTTATTGGTACGTCTCTGGGACAAATGGACAATTTTAATGGTTCCATGAGTGACTTGCCTCAGGTTCTACCTGCATCTGTCGAGCCATTCTCTG GCTGGTGTTTGCCTTCTGCGACGGCTATTAACGAGCATCAAGACCAGTGTATCAATCCTGATAGCTTTGCTACTTTCCTTGGGTTACTTGAATCTGTACCCTTCCATGGTTTCGGTGCTAATAACGGGACAGAGGAGATTTCATTTCCGGACTCGAG CTATGTCCTGAAGAAAAAATTTGGGCGTGGTGCATTTGGTGAAGTATGGTTGGCATTTCACTGGAATTGCTATCAAGGAAGTAACGCTACTAGTTGGATCCAGGAAGATGAGAATACATCAAAAAGTGGTGGTCATACCAACGGATACGCTGATAACAGTACATCTACAGATCATCATGATGCTAATGGTCCTGATAACTCCTTCATTTTGAAGCGTATAATG GTAGAGAGGGGACCAACTGTGTATTTAAGTGGTCTAAGGGAGAAACATTTTGGTGAATTGTTTCTAAATGCATACAGTATAAGTGGGAGTTCTTCTTCAGCGCAAACGTCAAGTTCTCAATCAGCGTCATCAGAATTGAATCTCTCTGAAGAGGGTTTGAAACATATTGCGAGATACATAGAGTATTTTGAATCTCGATATAATGACATATGGCTTGTGTTTCATCACGAGGGTGTGTCTTTATCAAAGCTGATGTACACTGTGGAAGAAGCAGAGAATATTCCTACTGGTGAAAAGGCTAAAGAGGCAAGTCATGGGCAGATACTTCGTCCGTCAAACTGGTGGACCTGGTTGAAGACAACAGAATCAGGAAAAGAAGAAATGCGCAGAATAATATGGCAATTG TTGCTGGGTTTAAAGGCCTGCCATGATCGCAATATTACTCACAGAGATATAAAACCAG AGAATATGGTGATATGCCTTGAAGACCTCAAGTCAGGCAGATGCTTAAAGGGTGCACCAAAAGGAGATTATAACTTCAAAACCAAAAT GCGCATCATTGACTTTGGCAGTGCACTTGATGAATTCACAATGAAACATTATTATGGTTCAGCAGGTCCTTCAAg AGCGGAACAAACTCATGATTATGCACCGCCCGAGGCCATTATGAACAGCAGCTGGCACCGTGGGCCGACCAGTTTGACATTGAA ATACGATATGTGGAGTGTTGGGGTTGTGATGTTAGAAATGATTTTAGGATCACCAAACGTTTTTGATATTAGTTCTGTTACACGGGCCCTTCTGGATCAACATATCAGAGGTTGGAGTGAAAACTTTAAAGAGCTTGCATACAA GCTTCGATCCTTTATGGAAATGTGCATCCTAATCCCAGGTAGCTCTTTAAAACATGGTGGAGGCAGCTCAAAGCAG GGTGGTGGGATTTCGCTTGCGTCATGGAAATGCTCTGAAGAATTTTTTGGAGAACAGATAAAGAGTAGAGACCCTCTTAAAATTGG GTTTCCTAATGTTTGGGCTTTAAGGTTGGTGCGGAGTCTATTACAGTGGTACCCT GAGGACAGAGTGAGTGTTGATGAAGCTCTGCAGCACCCTTATTTCCAGCCTCCCCCGAGCTCGTAA
- the LOC108830541 gene encoding protein LIFEGUARD 2, whose translation MWNQKYDLESAETPLYPMMMESPELRWSFIRKVYSIISIQLLATIAVAATVVKVEPISVFFTTTNAGLALYILLIITPLIVMCPLYYYHQRHPVNYLLLSIFTVSIAFAVGLTCAFTSGKVILEAVILTAVVVVSLTLYTFWAVKRGHDFNFLGPFLFGALIVLVVFSFIQIFFPLGKISVMIYGCVASIIFCGYIVYDTDNLIKRHSYDEYIWAAVSLYLDVINLFLSLLSLLRAADS comes from the exons ATGTGGAACCAGAAGTATGATTTGGAGTCGGCAGAGACGCCTCTGTACCCGATGATGATGGAGAGCCCCGAGCTCCGATGGTCTTTCATCCGTAAGGTCTATTCCATAATCTCCATCCAGCTCCTCGCCACTATCGCCGTCGCCGCCACCGTCGTTAAAGTTGAACCGATATCGGTCTTCTTCACGACCACCAACGCAGGCCTCGCCCTCTACATCCTTCTTATCATCACTCCTTTGATTG TGATGTGTCCCTTGTATTACTACCACCAGAGGCATCCTGTCAACTATCTATTACTCTCCATTTTTACCGTCTCTATTGCCTTTGCTGTTGGCTTGACCTGCGCCTTTACCAGCG GAAAAGTGATCCTGGAGGCTGTGATTTTGACGGCTGTTGTGGTGGTTTCCCTCACTCTCTACACTTTCTGGGCTGTCAAGAGAGGCCATGACTTCAACTTCCTCGGTCCCTTCTTGTTCGGTGCTCTCATTGTCCTTGTCGTCTTTTCCTTCATCCAG ATTTTCTTCCCTCTAGGAAAGATCTCGGTGATGATCTATGGTTGTGTAGCATCCATCATCTTTTGTGGCTACATTGTATATGATACCGACAACTTGATCAAGAGGCACTCCTATGACGAGTACATCTGGGCTGCTGTTTCGCTTTACCTTGACGTCATTAACCTCTTCCTATCTCTGCTCTCTCTCTTGAGGGCTGCTGATAGTTAA
- the LOC108830540 gene encoding VAN3-binding protein codes for MEREMRRPNPISSSRRQDIGAGSTQLPESPRGPMEFLSRSWSVSALEVSRALHTAKAAAAAPSTTRTPSLTASIPEESSNPEKEECQAENSQFSFVSSSATSQLVLERIMSQSEVSPLTSGRLSHSSGPLNGGGSFTETDSPPISPSDDFDDVVKYFRSHNSLQPLFTGTGGTRGTTGNGSNTPVAGAPPKTVGRWLKDRKEKKKEESRAHNAHVHAAVSVAAVASAVAAIAAATAASSQGKNEQMARVDMAMASAAALVAAQCVEAAENMGAERDHLTSVVSSAVNVKSHDDIVTLTAAAATALRGAATLKARALKEVWNIAAALPADKGASSALCGQVETKHSGSSFSGELPIAGEDFLGVCNQELLAKGTELLKRTRGGDLHWKIVSVYMNKAGQVVLKMKSKHVGGTFTKKKKHVVLEVKKDIPAWAGRDLFNGDKHHYFGLKTETKRVIEFECRNEREYDIWTQGVSRLVAIAAERKQKNSMSKWMAP; via the exons atggagAGAGAAATGAGACGACCGAACCCAATCAGCAGCTCTCGCCGTCAGGACATAGGCGCCGGTAGTACTCAACTACCGGAAAGCCCACGAGGCCCGATGGAGTTCTTGTCAAGATCCTGGAGCGTCTCTGCCTTGGAAGTCTCCAGAGCTCTCCACACGGCcaaagcagcagcagcagctccgTCCACCACCAGGACGCCTTCCCTTACCGCCTCAATACCGGAAGAAAGTAGCAACCCCGAGAAAGAAGAATGTCAGGCAGAGAACAGCCAGTTCTCGTTCGTTTCTTCTTCTGCAACTTCACAGCTTGTTCTTGAGCGCATTATGTCTCAATCG GAGGTGTCACCGTTAACGTCGGGGAGGTTATCACACAGTAGCGGCCCACTCAACGGCGGTGGTTCTTTTACGGAGACCGACAGTCCTCCCATATCTCCTTCAGATGACTTCGACGACGTTGTCAAG TATTTTCGTTCACACAACTCCCTACAGCCTCTTTTCACCGGCACAGGAGGCACCCGTGGTACCACTGGAAACGGGAGCAACACCCCAGTGGCTGGAGCACCCCCAAAGACTGTTGGTAGGTGGCTCAAGGAccgtaaagaaaaaaagaaagaagagagtaGAGCTCACAACGCACATGTCCATGCAGCTGTCTCTGTTGCAGCCGTTGCATCTGCCGTCGCAGCTATAGCAGCAGCTACGGCTGCCTCTTCACAAGGCAAAAACGAGCAGATGGCCAGAGTTGACATGGCCATGGCTTCTGCTGCTGCACTTGTGGCCGCTCAGTGTGTGGAAGCTGCTGAAAACATGGGCGCTGAGAGGGATCATTTGACATCCGTTGTCAGCTCTGCGGTCAATGTTAAGTCCCATGATGACATTGTGACACTCACTGCCGCTGCTGCAACAG CTCTGCGAGGAGCAGCCACGTTGAAGGCAAGAGCGCTTAAAGAAGTATGGAACATAGCCGCTGCGTTGCCAGCCGATAAAGGTGCAAGCTCAGCGCTGTGTGGTCAGGTCGAAACAAAGCATAGCGGTAGTAGCTTTAGTGGAGAATTACCAATAGCTGGGGAAGACTTCCTTGGCGTCTGTAACCAGGAACTACTAGCTAAAGGCACTGAGCTCCTCAAACGAACTCGTGGAG GTGACCTCCACTGGAAGATTGTCTCTGTCTACATGAACAAAGCAGGCCAAGTTGTGCTGAAAATGAAGAGTAAACACGTCGGGGGGACATtcacgaagaagaagaaac ATGTGGTGCTGGAAGTGAAAAAAGACATACCAGCATGGGCAGGGAGGGATCTCTTCAATGGGGACAAGCATCACTACTTCGGCTTGAAGACTGAGACAAAGAGAGTGATCGAATTTGAGTGCAGAAACGAAAGGGAGTATGACATATGGACTCAGGGCGTCTCCCGCCTTGTAGCCATCGCTGCCGAGAGGAAGCAGAAAAACTCCATGTCTAAATGGATGGCACCTTAA
- the LOC108830552 gene encoding uncharacterized protein LOC108830552, translating to MEAETLEPYQLSFSDLFDRKRCQLISRNVMEALGPNGPGLLCITGVLGSALLRRKLLPMARKLALVDPDKRNRILKEHHLGSDVPLKNPERLVSSFAMHLNYQPSPSSNSCGAAEDDDDDDEFNNLGLVFRELGFCMMDLGLSVARVCDREIGGGFLEGTLLDSCTAKGRLIHYHSAADHSFLREQTERRRKQSGKQVRNRNETGLSGRSHFNLWQQWHYDYGIFTILTDPLFLSSHSCQDCNFVTTHSYLRIFHPSKNKFYMVKTPQDSFIVQIGESADILSNGRLRSTLHCVCRPDKQLEHISRETFAVFLQPNWSHTFSVSEHTMEHIRSGSLQRQQILDADEVSKADIHNIVPPLSSRIRDGMTFAEFSRETTKQYYGGSGLQSNR from the exons ATGGAAGCAGAGACTCTGGAACCTTATCAACTGTCTTTCTCAGATCTTTTTGACCGAAAACGATGTCAGTTGATCTCGAGGAACGTGATGGAAGCACTTGGTCCAAACGGTCCCGGCCTGCTTTGCATCACCGGCGTTCTCGGCTCCGCCCTCCTCCGCCGTAAGCTCCTTCCGATGGCTCGTAAACTCGCTCTCGTTGATCCCGATAAACGCAATCGCATTCTCAAG gagcaCCACTTGGGAAGCGACGTTCCTCTCAAGAATCCAGAACGACTTGTCTCTTCTTTCGCTATGCACCTCAATTATCAACCATCCCCTTCTTCTAATTCTTGTGGCGCTgcagaggatgatgatgatgatgatgagttcaATAATCTTGGTCTTGTGTTTAGGGAACTTGGGTTTTGCATGATGGATTTGGGTTTGTCCGTAGCCCGAGTATGCGACAGGGAGATTGGTGGAGGCTTTCTCGAGGGGACCTTACTTGATTCTTGCACTGCCAAAGGACGTCTCATACATTACCACTCCGCTGCTGATCACTCTTTTCTCAGAGAACAAACCGAGAGGAGAAGGAAGCAATCTGGTAAACAAGTCAGGAATAGAAATGAGACTGGTTTGAGTGGGAGGAGTCACTTCAATCTCTGGCAACAGTGGCATTATGATTATGGCATCTTTACCATTCTCACTGATCCTCTCTTTCTATCATCCCATTCCTGCCAGGATTGCAATTTCGTTACCACTCACTCTTATCTTAGGATCTTTCATCCCAGCAAGAACAAGTTCTACATGGTCAAGACTCCTCAGGACAGTTTTATTGTTCAAATTGGTGAATCTGCTGACATTTTGTCCAATGGGAGGCTACGGTCGACCCTCCACTGCGTGTGCAGACCTGATAAGCAGCTGGAGCACATAAGCCGCGAGACTTTTGCGGTCTTCTTGCAGCCTAATTGGAGCCACACTTTCTCTGTCTCAGAACACACAATGGAACATATAAGGTCAGGCTCGCTACAGAGACAGCAGATCCTTGATGCGGATGAGGTCTCTAAAGCAGACATTCATAATATTGTTCCACCTCTATCGTCTCGGATTAGGGATGGGATGACATTTGCCGAGTTTTCTCGCGAAACAACCAAGCAGTACTATGGAGGGAGCGGCTTGCAATCTAAtagataa
- the LOC108830551 gene encoding serine/threonine-protein kinase Nek4 yields the protein MERYEVLEQIGKGSFGSALLVRHKQERKKYVLKKIRLARQSDRARRSAHQEMELISTVRNPFVVEYKDSWVEKGCYVCIVIGYCEGGDMTETIKRACGVHFPEEKLCQWLVQLLMALDYLHSNHILHRDVKCSNIFLTKEQDIRLGDFGLAKILTSDDLTSSVVGTPSYMCPELLADIPYGSKSDIWSLGCCMYEMSAHKPPFKATDVQTLISKIHKLIMDPIPAMYSGSFRGLIKSMLRKNPELRPSASELLNHPHLQPYISMVYMKLESPRRSTFPPQWSETKERRRSFSSNDRRVNPSVSDTEAGSVSSSGRASHSPMFSGRKVSEVTVGVVSEEIVAQRKDGVLKKQCGGAASSRTPRVACVMPKRLETPSSTPRTLELTNPTERRRRRASLPSVVENPPYGCESDIIAICGLKSPDVSVNAPRFDRIVEYPQDLFQNRETATSGGGARRFSYSSARTKDKCTTTSEKTRSVSEVKQRRFDTSSYQQRAEALEGLLEFSARLLQQERYDELGVLLKPFGPERVSPRETAIWLTKSFKEASV from the exons ATGGAGCGGTATGAAGTTCTTGAACAGATTGGGAAAGGTTCCTTTGGCTCTGCTCTTCTTGTCCGACACAAACAAGAACGaaagaa ATACGTCTTGAAAAAGATTCGTCTCGCTCGCCAGTCTGATAGAGCTCGCCGATCAGCTCATCAGGAG ATGGAGCTTATATCTACAGTCCGAAATCCATTTGTTGTCGAGTACAAAGATTCATGGGTTGAAAAG GGTTGCTATGTGTGCATCGTTATTGGATACTGCGAAGGCGGAGAcat GACAGAAACTATTAAAAGAGCATGTGGTGTTCATTTCCCTGAAGAG AAACTATGCCAATGGCTTGTTCAACTCCTAATGGCACTCGATTATCTTCACTCCAACCACATTCTTCACCGTGATGTCAAG TGTTCTAATATATTCTTGACAAAAGAACAAGACATACGGCTTG GTGACTTTGGCCTCGCAAAGATTCTCACTTCTGATGACCTTACTTCCTCT GTTGTTGGGACTCCAAGTTACATGTGCCCTGAGCTTCTTGCTGACATACCTTACGGATCAAAGTCAGACATTTGGTCCTTGG GATGCTGCATGTACGAAATGTCTGCTCATAAGCCTCCTTTCAAAGCTACT GATGTGCAGACATTGATAAGCAAAATACACAAACTGATAATGGATCCCATCCCTGCCATGTATTCCGGCTCATT CCGAGGCCTCATCAAAAGCATGTTGCGGAAAAATCCTGAACTGAGGCCAAGT GCTAGCGAGCTGCTTAACCACCCTCACCTTCAGCCTTACATCAGCATGGTTTATATGAAGCTAGAGAGTCCCAGACGGAGCACTTTCCCACCCCAGTGGTCAGAGACGAAGGAAAGAAGGCGTTCTTTTAGTAGTAACGACAGGAGAGTGAATCCGAGTGTCTCTGATACAGAAGCAGGCTCCGTGTCTTCTTCGGGGAGAGCCTCCCATTCACCAATGTTCAGTGGAAGAAAAGTCTCAGAAGTAACTGTTGGAGTCGTCAGTGAAGAGATTGTTGCACAAAGGAAGGATGGAGTACTTAAGAAGCAATGTGGTGGTGCAGCATCATCTAGAACCCCGAGAGTGGCTTGTGTTATGCCAAAGAGGCTTGAAACGCCGTCAAGCACTCCTCGTACTCTTGAGCTG aCGAATCCTacagagaggaggaggaggagagcaTCTCTTCCGTCGGTCGTGGAAAACCCTCCTTACGGTTGCGAATCAGATATCATTGCTATTTGCGGCCTAAAGTCACCGGACGTTTCTGTAAACGCTCCAAGGTTCGACAGGATCGTTGAATACCCTCAAGATCTCTTCCAGAACAGAGAGACAGCCACCTCAGGAGGAGGAGCCAGGCGATTTTCTTATTCTTCTGCTAGGACGAAAGACAAGTGCACAACAACGAGTGAAAAGACAAGGTCAGTGTCGGAGGTGAAACAGAGAAGGTTCGACACGTCGTCGTATCAGCAGCGGGCGGAGGCACTGGAGGGACTGCTGGAGTTCAGTGCAAGGTTGTTGCAGCAGGAAAGGTACGATGAGCTTGGTGTTCTCCTTAAACCTTTTGGGCCGGAGAGAGTGTCTCCGCGAGAGACGGCCATCTGGTTGACCAAGAGCTTCAAAGAAGCTTCCGTCTAG
- the LOC108830538 gene encoding protein ANTAGONIST OF LIKE HETEROCHROMATIN PROTEIN 1, with protein MMAPPPQVKKKRKGEKKANPPVDPEAIDCDWWDTFFLRNSSLSGVSVPLEEEDAFKYFFRASKTTFSYICSLVREDLISRPPSGLINIEGRLLSVEKQVAIALRRLASGDSQVSVGAAFGVGQSTVSQVTWRFIEALEERAKHHLRWPDSDRIEEIKSKFEEMYGLPNCCGAIDTTHIIMTLPAVQASDDWCDQEKNYSMFLQGVFDHEMRFLNMVTGWPGGMTVSKLLNLSGFFKLSETGQILDGNPKTLYQGAEIREYVVGGFSYPLLPWLITPHDTTGDDPPMLAFNDRHERVRSVAATAFAQLKGSWRILSKVMWRPDRRKLPSIILVCCLLHNIIIDCGDYLEEDVALSGHHDVGYSERYCKQSEPPGSELRGYLTEYLQR; from the exons ATGATGGCTCCTCCTCCtcaggtgaagaagaagaggaagggtGAAAAAAAGGCGAATCCTCCTGTAGATCCGGAGGCTATCGACTGCGACTGGTGGGATACTTTCTTCCTCCGAAACTCTTCTCTCTCAG GTGTTAGCGTCCCCTTGGAGGAAGAAGATGCGTTCAAGTACTTCTTTAGGGCTTCCAAGACCACATTTAGCTACATCTGTTCCCTCGTCAGGGAGGATCTTATCTCCAGGCCTCCCTCCGGACTCATCAACATCGAAGGCAGGCTTCTCAGCGTCGAGAAACAAGTCGCCATTGCTCTCCGTAGGTTGGCTTCCGGTGATTCTCAGGTCTCCGTCGGTGCTGCCTTTGGCGTTGGCCAGTCCACTGTCTCTCAGGTCACCTGGAGATTCATCGAGGCCCTCGAGGAACGCGCCAAGCACCATCTTAGATGGCCTGACTCCGACAGAATCGAAGAGATCAAATCCAAGTTCGAGGAGATGTACGGTCTCCCCAACTGCTGCGGTGCGATAGATACAACGCACATCATCATGACTCTCCCAGCTGTGCAAGCATCTGATGACTGGTGCGACCAGGAGAAGAACTACAGCATGTTCTTGCAAGGTGTCTTTGATCACGAGATGAGATTCCTCAACATGGTCACCGGCTGGCCTGGCGGTATGACCGTCTCCAAACTTCTTAACTTGTCTGGTTTCTTCAAACTCTCTGAGACCGGTCAGATTTTAGACGGCAATCCCAAAACGTTATATCAAGGAGCTGAGATTAGAGAGTATGTGGTTGGAGGTTTCAGCTACCCGCTTCTTCCTTGGCTTATAACTCCTCACGACACCACCGGGGATGATCCCCCCATGCTGGCTTTCAACGACAGGCACGAGAGGGTGAGGTCAGTGGCTGCTACGGCCTTTGCACAGCTAAAAGGAAGCTGGAGGATTCTCAGCAAGGTTATGTGGAGACCAGACAGGAGAAAATTACCAAGTATAATATTGGTGTGTTGTTTATTGCATAACATCATAATAGATTGTGGAGATTATCTGGAAGAAGATGTTGCTTTATCGGGTCATCACGACGTGGGATATTCAGAGCGGTACTGCAAGCAGAGCGAGCCGCCTGGTAGTGAGCTCAGAGGATATCTGACTGAGTATTTACAGAGGTGA
- the LOC108830537 gene encoding serine/threonine-protein kinase STY13: MASGSGGEAGKSMEIGSDATKLGGVGSRSAGGGGGGQYVRADTLDFKKWDLNMGAQPSSSSAAVKSRKSPMQEWEIDLSKLDMNHVLARGTYGTVYRGVYAGQQVAVKVLDWGEDGVSTADDLRISFEQEVAVWQKLDHPNVTKFIGASMGTSDLKIPSSSDSLGHANSAHPAKACCVVVEYVAGGTLKKFLIKKYRTKLPIKDVIQLALDLARGLSYLHSKVIVHRDVKSENMLLEPNKTLKIADFGVARVEAQNPQDMTGETGTLGYMAPEVLEGKAYNRKCDVYSFGVCLWEIYCCDMPYADCSFAEISHAVVHKNLRPEIPKCCPQSVANIMRRCWDPNPDKRPEMEEVVKLLEAVNTSKGGGMIPPDKFQGCLCFFKPRGP; this comes from the exons ATGGCGTCCGGAAGCGGAGGAGAGGCGGGGAAATCGATGGAAATCGGATCGGACGCCACCAAATTAGGAGGGGTGGGGAGCAGGAGcgctggaggaggaggaggaggtcaATACGTGAGGGCGGATACTCTAGATTTCAAAAAATGGGATTTGAATATGGGTGCTcaaccctcctcctcctctgctgCCGTGAAGTCAAGGAAGAGTCCGATGCAGGAATGGGAGATCGACCTCTCCAAACTCGATATGAATCACGTCCTCGCTCGCGGCACTTACGGCACTGTCTACCGCGGTGTCTACGCCGGTCAACAAGTCGCTG TGAAGGTGTTAGATTGGGGAGAAGATGGTGTCTCAACAGCAGATGATCTCCGCATTTCCTTCGAACAAGAAGTCGCCGTCTGGCAGAAGCTCGATCATCCCAACGTTACCAAG TTTATAGGAGCATCCATGGGAACCTCTGATCTCAAGATCCCTTCTTCTAGTGATTCTCTTGGTCATGCCAACTCTGCACACCCTGCCAAGGCCTGTTGTGTTGTCGTTGAGTATGTTGCTGGTGGCACCCTCAAAAAGTTCCTCATCAAGAAGTATCGCACCAAACTCCCCATCAAGGATGTCATTCAGCTCGCTTTGGATCTCGCTAGAGG GCTGAGTTACCTCCACTCCAAGGTGATTGTACATCGGGACGTCAAGTCAGAGAACATGTTACTGGAGCCTAACAAGACGCTCAAGATTGCTGATTTCGGAGTCGCTAGAGTCGAGGCTCAGAACCCTCAAGACATGACCGGTGAAACTGGAACTCTCGGATACATGGCACCTGAG GTTCTTGAAGGAAAGGCTTACAACAGGAAATGCGATGTGTATAGCTTTGGTGTATGCCTCTGGGAAATATACTGCTGCGACATGCCCTACGCTGACTGTAGTTTTGCTGAGATCTCTCATGCCGTTGTTCAtaag AATCTGAGACCAGAGATTCCGAAATGCTGCCCACAGTCGGTGGCAAACATAATGAGGAGATGCTGGGACCCGAATCCAGACAAGCGACCGGAGATGGAGGAGGTAGTGAAGCTGCTTGAAGCGGTAAACACAAGCAAAGGCGGGGGAATGATACCACCGGACAAGTTTCAGGGGTGCCTCTGTTTCTTCAAACCTCGTGGCCcctga
- the LOC108830539 gene encoding selenocysteine Se-methyltransferase, with the protein MVVDGGSSKAEAFKSMKEWLKETGGYGIIDGGLATELERHGADLNDPLWSAKCLLTSPHLIHTVHLDYLEAGADIISSASYQATIQGFEAKGFSIEKSESLLRKSVEIACEARTTFYDKCKSSSDIADDDKKKMRPILVAASVGSYGAYLADGSEYSGIYGDLITLETLKDFHRRRVQVLAESGADIIAFETIPNKLEAQAFAELLDEGVVKIPGWFSFNSKDGVNVVSGDSIKDCIAIAEACDKVVAVGINCTPPRFIEGLVKEIAKVTRKPILVYPNSGERYDPERKEWVENTGVGNEDFVSYVETWMDAGVSLLGGCCRTTPTTIRAIHKRLVSRRSLFSSSSSSSHH; encoded by the exons ATGGTGGTGGACGGAGGAAGCTCGAAGGCGGAGGCGTTTAAGTCGATGAAAGAGTGGTTGAAGGAGACAGGAGGGTATGGGATAATAGACGGAGGGCTAGCAACGGAGTTGGAGAGACATGGAGCGGATCTCAACGATCCTCTCTGGAGCGCCAAATGTTTGCTCACCTCTCCTCACCTCATTCACACC GTGCATCTGGATTACCTTGAAGCTGGTGCTGATATCATCTCCAGCGCTTCTTACCAg GCCACGATTCAGGGGTTTGAAGCAAAAGGCTTCTCAATAGAGAAAAGCGAATCTTTGCTTAGAAAGAGCGTTGAAATAGCATGTGAAGCTCGCACCACCTTCTATGACAAATGCAAATCCTCCAGCGACATTGCTGATGATGATAAGAAGAAGATGCGGCCTATACTAGTTGCAGCATCTGTTGGTAGCTACGGTGCTTACTTGGCTGATGGATCTGAATACAG TGGAATCTATGGTGATTTGATCACGCTAGAAACACTCAAGGATTTCCACCGGAGACGGGTTCAAGTTCTGGCAGAGTCTGGTGCTGATATAATCGCATTCGAGACAATTCCAAACAAGCTAGAGGCTCAG GCATTTGCAGAGCTGTTAGATGAAGGGGTGGTGAAGATTCCAGGGTGGTTTTCGTTCAACTCCAAGGATGGAGTGAACGTGGTTAGCGGGGATTCAATCAAGGACTGTATAGCCATAGCTGAAGCTTGTGACAAAGTGGTGGCTGTTGGGATCAACTGTACTCCTCCAAGATTCATAGAAGGCCTAGTAAAGGAGATTGCAAAG GTGACGAGGAAGCCAATACTAGTGTATCCAAACAGCGGAGAAAGATATGATCCAGAACGGAAGGAGTGGGTGGAAAACACAGGAGTTGGGAATGAAGACTTTGTGTCGTACGTAGAGACATGGATGGATGCAGGAGTCTCATTGCTTGGAGGTTGCTGCCGCACAACACCTACCACCATCAGAGCCATTCACAAGCGACTTGTCTCCCGCAgatctctcttctcctcttcttcttcttcttcccaccATTAA